The stretch of DNA CGAAGGTCAGGAGGTGGTCGACGTTCTCGCCACGGGCGGCGCCGATCTCGGCCAGCTCGAAGGCGCCGAAGATGCGACCGCGCAGCTCGAGCGCGTCGTCGATCGACTTCATGCCCGGCGCGAACTCGGCGAACTGGTCGTTGCCGAAGTAGGACTGCCCGGCGCCGGCGGCCACGATCAGCGAGTCGTAGGGGGTGACGGTCGAGCGCCCGAGGACCTCGCTGGTCACGGTCTTGGCCGTGAGGTCGATGTCGGTGACCTCGCCCATCAGGACGGAGGTGTTCTGCTGCCGGTGCAGCACGTCGCGGGTCGCGGGCGCGATCTCGCCCTGGGACAGGATGCCGGTGGCGACCTGGTAGAGCAGGGGCTGGAAGAGGTGGTGGGTGGTCTTGGCGATCATCGTGACCTCGGCGTCAGCGCGCTTCAGTGCCTTCGCGCTGAAGAGGCCGCCAAAGCCTGAGCCGATGATGACGACCTTGTGCTTGCCTGACTGACTGGCGGTCATGCCAATCCTCTCCTCAGAAGATGACCGATTGGATCGTTCAAGACCTATTCTCGCGCGATCCTTCCCTGGCTTCCAGTCGGGGTACCCATCTCACTGGTCACATCCCCCTGTGGAATAAATAACTCGTTTCGTCGGCGCCTCGCGGGGGTAAGAGGCGGCAAGATCGCTCTTGACCCCCTCCAGGAGAATGAATCGTGCCCCTCACCCGCCCTGCCCTGACGCTGGCTCGTGGGCCCCGCGGCGTTCAGGATGCCAGGCGCTGGGTGGTGCAGGCATGCCTCGACATCGGGCGGCCCGACCTCGTCGAGTGCGCCGAGCTCGGGGTCTCCGAGCTGGTCACCAACGCGGTCCTGCACGGTGCCGACCCGATCCAGGTCCGGGTCCGCGGCACGCGGGAGCACCCGCGGGTGGAGGTCCGCGACGCCTCGGTGGAACGCCCCATCCTGCCCGGCCCTCTCGGCCTGGACCCCGACGACGACCTGCTGCTGACCTTCGGTCGCGGCCTGTCCATCGTCGCCCGCAGCTCGGACGCCTGGGGCGCCGAGATCGAGACCGACGGCAAGGTGGTCTGGTTCGCCCCCGCCTCGGAGCTGGCCGAGGGTGACGGCGTCGAGGGCGTCGTCAACGGCCCGGCGAGCGGCGAGATCGTCCCGGAGATCGAGGATCCGGTCGAGGTGCGGGTGCTCGGCGTGCCGCTACGGCTCTACGTCGGCTTCCAGCAGCACTTCCGCGAGCTGCGCCGCGAGGTACGGCTGCTCGCGATCGCGCACGAGGCCGACTATCCACTGGCCAAGAGCCTCTCCGACCTGTTCGGCACGCTCGAGCGACAGCTGCGCGACGGCATCGGGCTCAGCGACCTGGAGGGCGCGCTCGCCCACCAGGCCGAGATCGCCGACCTGTCCGTGCGGATGCCGCGCGAGGCGGCGACGACGCTGCGCACCTTCGTGGAGCTGCTCGACGTGGCCGACGAGTTCTGCCGCCAGGAGCGGCTGCTCTCGCTGGCGCGCACCGAGGAGCAGCGGGAGTTCCAGCGGTGGTTCCTCGGCGAGTACATCCGGCAGGCGGCCGGCGCCCTGCCCGAGCCATGGGTCGAGCCGGATCTGCAGCGGGCCGACCTGCGCGCCGTACGTTAGGATCGGCTCCCGATGGCGGTGGGGCTCGCCGACAACCGCGACCGAGGTCGGTCGCCAACAGTCCCTACCTGACGATGTCGTCCCAGGTAGGAGGAGTGTTGCCGTGACACCGCCCGAGCGTGTCGAGGATCCCGATCGGGTCGATCCCGCCGTCGACTGCGACGTCGAGCTGGCCGAGCGGCCCGCGCCGCACCCGGGGCAGCTCCTGCGCGAGCACGTCCCGCTCCTCCCGGCGATAGCGGTCGGCGGCGCGATCGGCAGCCTCGCCCGGTACGGCGTGGCCGAGGCGGTGCCGCACACCGCCCGGGAGTTCGCCTGGGCGACGCTCGCCACCAACCTCACCGGTGCCCTCCTGCTCGGGGTGCTGATGGCGCTGATGCTCACCGTCTGGTCCCACACCCGCTACGTCCGGCCGTTCCTCGGCGTGGGTGTGCTCGGCGGGTACACCACGTTCTCGACCTACGAGCTCGACACCCGGGGCCTGCTGGCCGCGGGGCATCCGGCCGAAGCGCTCGGGTACGTCGGGGCCACCGTGGCACTCGGTCTGGTCGCCGTCCTCGCCGGCCTCGCGGGGGGACGGCTGCTGATCGGGCGCCGGGCGGGCGGCCGTGGACCGGAGACGGCCCCGTGACGGTCCTCCTGGTGCTGCTGGGCGGAGCGATCGGTGCCCCGACCCGCTACCTCACCGACCTCGTCGTGCAGTCACGCCACGACACCGCGCTGCCCTGGGGGACGATCAGCGTCAACGTGGTCGGCTCGTTCGTGCTCGGGTCGATCGCCGGACTGGCGTCCGGCTCCGGCCCCGCCTGGGTGCTCACCCTGGTCGGCACCGGCTTCTGCGGTGCCTTGACGACCTTCTCGACGTTCTCCTACGAGACCGTGCGACTGGCCGAGGCGCGGCGCTGGGGAGCGGCAGCGGCGAACGTCGCCGTCTCGCTCGTGCTCGGACTCCTCGCCGTCGCGCTCGGTTGGCGGCTCGGCACGCTCTGAGGGTGCGCCCGCTAGGCCCAGCCGAGCTCGTGCAGACGGGCGTCGTCGAGGCCGAAGTGGTGGCCCAGCTCGTGCACCACCGTCACCCGCACCTCGCGCACCAGCTCCGCCTCCGTGCGGCAGTAGTCCAGCAGCGGACGGCGGTAGAGGAAGATCCGGTCCGGCAGGTACCCGGCCGCATCGAGCCCGAGCGTGCTGCCGTCGTACAGGCCCAGCAGGTCCTGTGCCTCCCCCGGCGGCGGCTCCTCCTCGACCAGCACGACCAGGTTGTGCACCAGCGCCGCGAGCTCGTCCGGGATGGCGTCCAGGGCGTCGTCGACCAGCTCCTCGAAGCGCTCGGGGCTGACGTCGACCACTGCTGCAACCTATCGGCCGTGTGGCTGGAGTGCCGCCGCGCGCGGCCGAGGACGACGTCTGCCCGCGCAGACGCGCCCGAGCCAGCGAGAAGGACGACAGAAAAGCCCTCCGATCTGCGTTTCCGCAGCTCAGAGGGCTTTCGCTGGCGACCCCGACGGGACTTGAACCCGCGGCCTCCGCCGTGACAGGGCGGCGCGCTAACCAACTGCGCTACGGGGCCTTGGCGCTCCGTGCCGCGAGGCCTCGCGACCGGAACGAGAGAAACATATCCCACCGCTCGCGGAGATACCCAATCGGGGCCATCGCGTCCTGTCAGGATCGCTGCATGCGAGGTTCGGACGCCCTGGTCGTGGGCGAGGCCCTGGTCGACATCGTGACCGCCCCCGACGGTACGACGACGCAGCACCCGGGCGGGAGCGCCGCGAACGTCGCGGTGGCGCTCGCCCGGCTCGGCAGGCCGGTCCGGTTCGCGACAGCGCTCGCCGACGACGCCCACGGGCGCCTCCTCGTCCAGCACCTGACCGCCGACGGGGTACGGCTGATCGGCGAGCCGCAGCGCCTGGCCCGGACCTCGACAGCGCACGCGACGCTGGCTCCCGACGGCTCCGCGCGCTACGACTTCGACCTGGACTGGCGGCTCGGCGCGCTCGATCCGGGCCGGCCGCGGGTGCTGCACGTCTGCTCCCTGGGGGCGGTGCTGGCTCCGGGTGCCGATGCCGTCCTCGCCCTGCTGGAGGGCGTCGGTGCCGGCGTCCTCGTGTCCTACGACATCAACGTCCGACCCTCGATCACCGGCGCGGGCCCGGACCTCCTCGAACGGGTGGAGCGGGTCGTGCGGCGCGCCCACGTGGTCAAGGCCAGCGACGAGGACCTGCGGATCCTCCACCCCGACCGCGACCTCCTCAGCGCCGCCCAGCACCTGCTCGGCCTGGGTCCGCGGGCGGTGGTCGTCACCGAGGGCGCCGCCGGCGCGAGCTGGTTCTCCGCGTCGGGAGTGGTCCACGTCGCGGCCCCCGCGGTGACGGTCGTCGACACGATCGGAGCCGGGGACACCTTCTCGGCGGCGCTGCTCGACGCGCTGTGGGACGATCCCGACCGCGACCCCGGCGAGGTCCTGCGACACGCTGCCCGGGCGGCCGCCGTCACCGTCTCGCGGGCGGGTGCGAACCCGCCGTACGGCGACGAGCTCTAGCCGATGGCCTGCTCCAGGCTCCGGGCCGGGTGGCCGGTCAGGTCAGCGATCGCGGTGGAGACGCCGGCGAGCGAGCCGTCGGCGATGGCGAGGTAGGTCGACACCCAGGCGTCGACCTGCCAGTCCGGCGCACCGTAGCCGGCTCGCGAGGCGTAGGCCTCCTCGACCGTCTCGGCGTGATAGTCGATGGAGCGGCCCAGGGCCGCGCTGAGCCGTCTCGCCACCTCGTGGAGTGTGAGCGCCTCGGGACCGGTGAGCTCGTACGTCGACCCCGCATGCGCGGCGGGCTCGCGCAGCACCGCCACCGCGGCGTCGGCGATGTCGTCCTGCGCCACGGCAGCGACCGCACCGTCGCCGGCCGGACCCCGCAGCACGCCGTCCTCGCCGACCATCAGCGGCAGGAAGTCGGCGTAGAGGTTGTCGCGCAGGAGGGTGTACCGCATCCCGCTGGCGCGCAGGTGCTGCTCGGTCGCCCAGTGGTCGCGCGCCAGCGTGAACGTCGCGTCCGGCGCGGCACCGTAGAACGAGACGTAGACGAGGTGCTCGACCCCGGCGGCGGCCGCGGCGTCGACGAACGCCAGGTGCTGGCGCACGCGGTCCGGCGTCTCGGCAGCGGAGACCATCAGCACCGTCGCGGCGTCGGCGAGAGCGCGGCGCACCGCCGCAGGATCGTCGTACGACGCCTGTGCCACCTCGGCGCCGGCCAGTCGCGGCGCCCTGCCGGGGTCGCGCACGACCAGTCGCTGCGGCTGGTCGAGCTCGGCCAGCCGGCGAGCGACCCTGCCGCCGAGCCGGCCCGTCGCTCCGGTGACCACGATCGGCGCCGTACCCATGCTCACTCCCCGGCCGCCGGGGCGGCGAGGCGCGGCGCGTCGATCTCGACGATCACGTTGGTCGCCTTCACCACGGCGCTGGCCGCCACTCCCGGTTCGAGGCCGAGCTCGTCGGCTGCCTCCCGGCTCATCAAGGAGACCAGCCGGTAGTCGCCGCAGGCGAGCTCCACCTGGGCCATCACGCCGTCGCGGACCACCGAGGTGACCACCCCGGAGAGCCGGTTGCGCGCACTGGAGACGCGTTCCCGGCTGCGGGTCGCGGCCAGCAGCTCGGGCAGCCGGTCGGCGTCCAGCACCCGCTGGTTGCCCCGGCGCTCGAAGGTGATCCGGCCCTCCACCTCCCAGCGACGCAGCGTGTCGGGGCTGACGCCCAGTGCTTGACCGACCTCACCGATTCGCAGGTACTGCGCCATGGCGCCGAGCGTATCGGCTCAGCGGGGGAAGCGGACCCCTCCGAGGAGGGAGAACCGAGTCGCCGAGCCCTCCGCGACGGTCGAGGTCGGGTGCAGGGCGAACACCGTGCCGTGCGGCGTCACGAGCTCGATCCGGGCGCCATCCTCCAGCCTGGTCACCCGGCCCACCGTCGCCTCGATCTCGCCGTCCGGATCCAGCCGCACGTGCGCCGGCCGGGTGAGGACCAGGGTCTCGTCGAGGTCGAGGGCGCCGTCGAAGCCGAGGAAGCGGGCCACCTCGGGGGTGGGAGGCGCCTGCATCAGCGACTCGGGGTCCGCATCGGCCACGATCCGACCCGCCATCACGATCAGCACCCGGTCCGCGAGCGCCCACGCGTCCGCCCGGTCGTGGAGCACCACGACCACGGCGCCGGCGGCCTCGCGCAGCGTGGAGGCGGTGTCGGCGACCAGCGCGCGCTGGGTCTCCGGATCGAGCCCGGCGAACGGCTCGTCCAGCAGCAGCAGGTCCGCGCCGACGGCCACGCCGCGCGCCAGGTGGACCCGACGGCGCTCACCGCCGGAGAGCGCCGCGGCCGGCCGGCCGGCGAGGTGGTCGGCGCGCATCCTGCGCAGCGCGTCGATCGTCCGCTGGCGGCGCTCGGCACGCGGAACGCCGAACCACGCCTGGGCGAGATCGACGTTCGCCCGGACCGACCGGGACGCCAGCCCGGGCGTCTGCAGCACGGTGGCCACCCGCCCCTCCACCCGGCGCCGGCCGCGGGCCGGCAGCACACCGCCGATCGCCTCCAGCAAGGTGCTCTTACCGGCACCGTTGGGGCCGAGCACGGCGACGACCTCGCCGCGGCGTACGGAGAAGGAGACGTCGTCGACCACCACGCGGCCGCCCCGGCGCACCTCGAGACCGGCGAGAGTGAGGACGTCGTCCGCGCTCACGAGGACCGGCCCACCCGGCGCTGCGCACCGGCGTACTGGAGGACGGTGAGGATGGTGGTGACGATGAGGATCAGCCCCATCAGGAGGATGCCGATCGCGATGGCCTCCGCATAGCGTCCGGCGCCGACCTTCTCCAGCGCCGCAGAGGCGAGCGTCTGGGTGGAGTACTCGGCGTTCCCCCCGACGATCGCCACCGCACCGACCTCGGAGAGGCCCGATCCGATCGCTGCGATGATGGCCGCGAAGATCCCCACCCGCGCCTCGCGCAGGGCCAGCAGCGCGATCCGGTGGCGCCGGGCGCCGAACGCGCGTGCCTGCGCGATCAGGCCCGGCGCGATGTCGCTCACCGCCGAGGTCGTCAGCGCGATGATGATCGGGATCGCCAGGATGGTCTGGGCGAGGT from Nocardioides sp. BP30 encodes:
- a CDS encoding ATP-binding cassette domain-containing protein, giving the protein MSADDVLTLAGLEVRRGGRVVVDDVSFSVRRGEVVAVLGPNGAGKSTLLEAIGGVLPARGRRRVEGRVATVLQTPGLASRSVRANVDLAQAWFGVPRAERRQRTIDALRRMRADHLAGRPAAALSGGERRRVHLARGVAVGADLLLLDEPFAGLDPETQRALVADTASTLREAAGAVVVVLHDRADAWALADRVLIVMAGRIVADADPESLMQAPPTPEVARFLGFDGALDLDETLVLTRPAHVRLDPDGEIEATVGRVTRLEDGARIELVTPHGTVFALHPTSTVAEGSATRFSLLGGVRFPR
- a CDS encoding fluoride efflux transporter FluC yields the protein MTPPERVEDPDRVDPAVDCDVELAERPAPHPGQLLREHVPLLPAIAVGGAIGSLARYGVAEAVPHTAREFAWATLATNLTGALLLGVLMALMLTVWSHTRYVRPFLGVGVLGGYTTFSTYELDTRGLLAAGHPAEALGYVGATVALGLVAVLAGLAGGRLLIGRRAGGRGPETAP
- a CDS encoding SDR family oxidoreductase gives rise to the protein MGTAPIVVTGATGRLGGRVARRLAELDQPQRLVVRDPGRAPRLAGAEVAQASYDDPAAVRRALADAATVLMVSAAETPDRVRQHLAFVDAAAAAGVEHLVYVSFYGAAPDATFTLARDHWATEQHLRASGMRYTLLRDNLYADFLPLMVGEDGVLRGPAGDGAVAAVAQDDIADAAVAVLREPAAHAGSTYELTGPEALTLHEVARRLSAALGRSIDYHAETVEEAYASRAGYGAPDWQVDAWVSTYLAIADGSLAGVSTAIADLTGHPARSLEQAIG
- a CDS encoding ATP-binding protein; translated protein: MPLTRPALTLARGPRGVQDARRWVVQACLDIGRPDLVECAELGVSELVTNAVLHGADPIQVRVRGTREHPRVEVRDASVERPILPGPLGLDPDDDLLLTFGRGLSIVARSSDAWGAEIETDGKVVWFAPASELAEGDGVEGVVNGPASGEIVPEIEDPVEVRVLGVPLRLYVGFQQHFRELRREVRLLAIAHEADYPLAKSLSDLFGTLERQLRDGIGLSDLEGALAHQAEIADLSVRMPREAATTLRTFVELLDVADEFCRQERLLSLARTEEQREFQRWFLGEYIRQAAGALPEPWVEPDLQRADLRAVR
- a CDS encoding ABC transporter permease encodes the protein MSFLWQGLQQAWHLIVSHDPYLWGLVNVTLKVCAISTGIGLAVGLPIGLTLGLGRFPGRGVLVTLANAGLGLPPVIVGVVLAVLMFPTAPLAHYHLLFTLRGVYLAQTILAIPIIIALTTSAVSDIAPGLIAQARAFGARRHRIALLALREARVGIFAAIIAAIGSGLSEVGAVAIVGGNAEYSTQTLASAALEKVGAGRYAEAIAIGILLMGLILIVTTILTVLQYAGAQRRVGRSS
- a CDS encoding TOBE domain-containing protein; the protein is MAQYLRIGEVGQALGVSPDTLRRWEVEGRITFERRGNQRVLDADRLPELLAATRSRERVSSARNRLSGVVTSVVRDGVMAQVELACGDYRLVSLMSREAADELGLEPGVAASAVVKATNVIVEIDAPRLAAPAAGE
- a CDS encoding metallopeptidase family protein → MVDVSPERFEELVDDALDAIPDELAALVHNLVVLVEEEPPPGEAQDLLGLYDGSTLGLDAAGYLPDRIFLYRRPLLDYCRTEAELVREVRVTVVHELGHHFGLDDARLHELGWA
- a CDS encoding carbohydrate kinase family protein, which gives rise to MRGSDALVVGEALVDIVTAPDGTTTQHPGGSAANVAVALARLGRPVRFATALADDAHGRLLVQHLTADGVRLIGEPQRLARTSTAHATLAPDGSARYDFDLDWRLGALDPGRPRVLHVCSLGAVLAPGADAVLALLEGVGAGVLVSYDINVRPSITGAGPDLLERVERVVRRAHVVKASDEDLRILHPDRDLLSAAQHLLGLGPRAVVVTEGAAGASWFSASGVVHVAAPAVTVVDTIGAGDTFSAALLDALWDDPDRDPGEVLRHAARAAAVTVSRAGANPPYGDEL
- the crcB gene encoding fluoride efflux transporter CrcB, giving the protein MTVLLVLLGGAIGAPTRYLTDLVVQSRHDTALPWGTISVNVVGSFVLGSIAGLASGSGPAWVLTLVGTGFCGALTTFSTFSYETVRLAEARRWGAAAANVAVSLVLGLLAVALGWRLGTL